Proteins from a genomic interval of Quercus lobata isolate SW786 chromosome 11, ValleyOak3.0 Primary Assembly, whole genome shotgun sequence:
- the LOC115966220 gene encoding probable flavin-containing monooxygenase 1 — MAPVSSKIGIIGAGVSGLAAAKQLAHHNPLVFEASDSIGGVWRHCSYRSTKLQSLRCDYEFSDFPWPDRDSTSFPSYTEILEYLTSYANHFDVLKFVRFNSKVVEIRFFGDREATDLTGKPGDYPTILPGHPVWEVAVQSNHSDTIEWYAFEFLVVCIGKYGDVPKIPEFPRNKGPEIFQGQVLHTLDYCKLQKEETSQLLKGKKVAVIGFKKSAIDLALECAEENQGPEGQPCTMVVRTLHWTVPHYWIWGLPFYMFYSTRSSQFLHEKPNQSFLRTLLCLLLSPMRRGASKIIESYLLWKLPLQKYGLKPDHPFEEDYASCQMAIMPENFFSEADKGKILFKRASNWWFSKEGIEFDDDTKLEADVVVLATGYDGKKKLKAILPEPSRTLLEYPSGIMPLYRGTIHPLVPNIAFVGYLESVTNLHTSELRSIWLARLVDEKFKLPSVEKMIEQTTKEMAVSKKTTRFYKRHCISTFSINHSDEICEEMGWNSWRKKNWISEAFSPYGSQDYI; from the exons ATGGCTCCTGTTTCCTCAAAAATTGGCATAATAGGAGCTGGTGTTAGTGGCTTAGCAGCCGCTAAACAACTAGCCCACCACAACCCTTTAGTCTTTGAAGCCTCTGACTCTATTGGTGGGGTCTGGAGGCATTGTTCTTACAGATCCACAAAGCTTCAGTCCCTTCGTTGTGATTATGAGTTTTCTGATTTCCCTTGGCCTGATAGGGATAGCACAAGTTTTCCATCTTATACTGAGATATTGGAATACTTAACATCTTATGCTAACCACTTTGATGTCCTCAAGTTTGTGAGGTTCAACTCAAAAGTGGTGGAGATTAGGTTTTTTGGTGATAGGGAAGCCACTGATCTCACTGGGAAACCTGGGGACTATCCTACTATATTGCCTGGACACCCTGTTTGGGAGGTTGCTGTGCAAAGCAACCATTCAGATACCATTGAG TGGTATGCCTTCGAGTTTCTTGTGGTTTGCATTGGAAAATATGGAGATGTACCTAAAATCCCAGAATTTCCACGAAACAAAGGCCCTGAAATATTTCAGGGTCAGGTCTTGCATACCCTTGATTACTGCAAACTTCAAAAGGAAGAGACTTCACAACTACTTAAGGGGAAGAAGGTTGCAGTCATTGGTTTCAAGAAATCAGCTATTGATTTAGCACTCGAGTGCGCAGAGGAGAACCAAG GACCAGAAGGACAACCTTGCACCATGGTGGTAAGGACTTTGCACTGGACAGTTCCCCATTACTGGATTTGGGGTTTGCCATTTTACATGTTTTACTCAACAAGATCCTCTCAGTTCCTCCATGAAAAGCCTAACCAAAGCTTTCTGAGAACTCTTCTTTGCCTTCTTTTATCTCCAATG AGGCGGGGAGCTTCAAAAATTATCGAGTCCTATTTGCTGTGGAAACTTCCTCTGCAGAAGTATGGATTAAAACCAGACCACCCTTTTGAAGAAGACTATGCATCTTGTCAGATGGCTATCATGCCAGAGAATTTCTTCTCCGAGGCTGATAAGGGAAAGATTCTCTTTAAAAGAGCATCAAATTGGTGGTTCTCAAAGGAAGGAATTGAATTTGATGATGACACCAAACTGGAGGCTGATGTTGTTGTTCTTGCAACTGGTTACGATGGGAAGAAAAAGCTCAAAGCTATCTTACCAGAGCCTTCCCGTACTTTGTTAGAGTATCCTTCTGGTATCATGCCCTTGTATAG GGGCACAATCCATCCACTAGTTCCGAACATCGCATTTGTAGGTTACCTTGAGAGTGTTACAAACCTTCATACATCGGAGCTGCGTTCCATATGGCTAGCTCGCCTCGTAGATGAGAAATTCAAGCTCCCTAGTGTTGAGAAGATGATTGAACAGACAACCAAAGAAATGGCAGTCTCCAAGAAGACAACCAGGTTCTACAAGAGGCACTGCATTTCTACCTTCAGCATTAACCACAGTGATGAAATATGTGAAGAGATGGGATGGAATTCTTGGAGGAAGAAGAATTGGATTTCAGAAGCATTTAGCCCCTATGGTAGTCAAGACTATATATGA